One genomic region from Sulfurimonas sp. encodes:
- a CDS encoding DUF493 domain-containing protein codes for MEILNDKSEKLELQYPCSWTYKLISLDKEALQKAVHDVIVEREHKVNGEAREGALGYTLVHSKNSKAGKYISMSLDLLVHNEDDRNFIYEALKAHQNIKMVL; via the coding sequence GTGGAGATTTTAAACGATAAAAGTGAAAAACTAGAACTCCAATATCCATGTTCTTGGACATATAAGCTTATCTCTTTAGATAAAGAAGCTTTACAAAAAGCCGTTCATGATGTAATTGTGGAAAGAGAACACAAGGTGAATGGCGAAGCCAGAGAAGGTGCCCTGGGGTATACGCTAGTTCACTCTAAAAACTCAAAGGCGGGGAAATATATAAGCATGAGTCTTGACCTACTTGTTCACAATGAAGATGATAGAAACTTTATATATGAAGCTCTAAAAGCTCATCAAAACATAAAAATGGTACTATAA
- the moaC gene encoding cyclic pyranopterin monophosphate synthase MoaC encodes MNLTHLDENQRPKMVDVSDKDNTTRVAVASGIIEMSQDAYDAIVSEKTKKGPVLQTAVIAAIMGVKKTSELIPMCHPLNLSGINCDVEELPELPGFKLSVTAKLTGQTGVEMEALTGTSIGLLTIYDMVKAIDKGMIIRNVQLEKKSGGKSGDFKR; translated from the coding sequence ATGAATTTAACACATTTAGATGAAAACCAAAGACCTAAGATGGTCGATGTAAGCGACAAAGACAATACAACAAGAGTTGCTGTAGCCTCAGGTATAATAGAGATGAGTCAAGATGCTTATGATGCAATAGTAAGCGAGAAAACAAAAAAAGGACCTGTTTTACAAACTGCTGTAATCGCAGCGATTATGGGTGTTAAAAAAACAAGCGAACTAATCCCTATGTGTCATCCATTAAATCTTAGTGGTATAAACTGTGATGTTGAAGAACTTCCTGAACTTCCTGGATTTAAACTAAGTGTAACAGCCAAACTAACAGGGCAAACTGGCGTAGAAATGGAAGCGCTTACAGGAACTAGTATCGGTTTGCTAACAATCTATGATATGGTTAAAGCCATAGATAAGGGTATGATTATCCGTAATGTTCAACTAGAAAAAAAATCAGGAGGTAAAAGTGGAGATTTTAAACGATAA
- the mobA gene encoding molybdenum cofactor guanylyltransferase MobA, which produces MIDTPCIIFAGGKSSRMKEDKSLLPFAGFSTLAQYQYSRLSKIFKTVYISCKDKNKFDFEANFIEDIKTDNIFAPTAGFVTVFKKLKEERFFVLSVDAPFVSEKEISEIFSADTKSTDATIAKTNFGIHPMCGIYHSSLETDFSKMLQEDNHKLGFLLKSSNTLYVNFDDEIAFCNLNHPHEYQEALDRI; this is translated from the coding sequence ATGATTGATACACCTTGTATCATCTTTGCGGGTGGAAAAAGTAGCAGAATGAAAGAAGATAAATCTCTTCTTCCTTTTGCTGGCTTTTCTACCCTTGCACAATATCAATACTCTCGCCTTAGTAAAATTTTTAAAACTGTATATATCTCATGTAAAGACAAAAATAAGTTTGACTTTGAAGCAAATTTTATAGAAGATATAAAAACAGATAATATTTTTGCTCCAACTGCTGGATTTGTTACAGTCTTTAAAAAATTAAAAGAAGAGCGTTTTTTTGTACTTAGCGTAGATGCTCCTTTTGTTAGTGAAAAAGAGATTAGTGAAATATTTAGTGCAGATACAAAAAGTACAGATGCTACTATTGCAAAAACAAACTTTGGCATTCACCCAATGTGTGGCATCTACCACTCTTCTTTAGAAACCGATTTTTCTAAAATGCTCCAAGAAGATAATCATAAGCTTGGATTTTTACTAAAGTCATCAAACACTCTCTATGTCAACTTTGATGATGAGATAGCCTTTTGTAATTTAAATCATCCTCATGAATATCAAGAAGCCTTAGACCGTATTTAA
- a CDS encoding OmpA family protein: MKRLLIIPALLFGSVALATDYNYEVTPLIGYNIAEGNIDLDNYAVFGAEVQYNGLDSVIKPELSIFYSKADYNTISKDTDVYRFALNGVYEYDKLGFITPLIKAGVGYESMNDGSYTHDTGNADSAFVDAGIGAKIPFTDNIALKLEAVYMLKYNDARYDNNLMILAGLNIAFGAKADKAAPVVQAQVQEKIEEKPEPIVEEKIEEQVVAAVAIVDLDTDKDGVLNEKDICPNTPLNEAVNSDGCPAKVTLNVNFENNSDIVNQESYDIIEKYADFLNKYDSYVAKIIGYTDSRGSEKYNQQLSEKRANSVKGMLLERGVPANRLSSLGMGENNPIADNSTSEGRAQNRRIEAELTKQ, from the coding sequence TTGAAAAGATTACTTATAATTCCAGCTCTTCTATTTGGAAGCGTAGCTTTAGCTACTGATTACAACTATGAGGTAACACCTCTTATTGGCTATAACATTGCTGAGGGCAATATCGATTTGGATAACTATGCAGTTTTTGGTGCAGAGGTTCAATACAATGGCTTAGACTCTGTTATAAAACCTGAACTATCTATCTTTTACTCTAAAGCAGATTATAATACTATTAGTAAAGATACTGATGTTTATAGATTTGCTTTAAATGGTGTTTATGAATATGACAAACTAGGTTTTATAACTCCACTTATAAAAGCTGGAGTAGGTTATGAAAGCATGAATGATGGTAGTTATACACATGACACTGGAAATGCAGATAGTGCTTTTGTAGATGCTGGAATTGGTGCTAAAATCCCTTTTACCGACAATATAGCTTTAAAACTTGAAGCTGTTTATATGCTAAAGTATAACGATGCAAGATATGATAATAACTTAATGATTTTAGCTGGTTTAAATATCGCTTTTGGAGCTAAAGCCGACAAAGCAGCACCAGTGGTACAAGCTCAAGTTCAAGAGAAAATAGAAGAAAAACCAGAACCAATCGTTGAAGAAAAAATAGAAGAACAAGTTGTTGCAGCAGTAGCAATTGTTGATTTAGATACTGATAAAGATGGTGTTTTAAACGAAAAAGATATATGTCCAAACACTCCTTTAAACGAAGCAGTAAATAGTGATGGTTGTCCTGCAAAAGTAACTCTAAATGTTAATTTTGAAAATAATTCTGATATTGTAAATCAAGAGTCTTATGACATTATTGAAAAATATGCAGACTTTTTAAACAAGTATGACTCATATGTAGCTAAAATAATTGGTTATACAGATAGTAGAGGAAGTGAAAAATACAACCAACAACTATCAGAAAAACGAGCAAATTCTGTTAAAGGGATGCTACTTGAAAGAGGAGTGCCTGCTAATAGACTCTCATCTCTAGGAATGGGTGAAAATAATCCTATCGCTGACAACTCAACAAGCGAAGGTCGTGCTCAAAATAGAAGAATTGAAGCAGAATTAACAAAACAATAA
- a CDS encoding 3-isopropylmalate dehydratase large subunit has product MAQTITEKIFSEHVGKEVFAGEIIRSNIDMVIGNDITTPISIKAFEDSGAEVLANPDGFSIVLDHFIPAKDIASANQARISRDFAKKHKLKNFFDEKDMGIEHALLPEKGLVVPGDVIIGADSHTCTHGALGAFSTGMGSTDLAFAMISGGNWFKVPESIKVNLSGKPKAHTTGKDIILEIIRMLGVDGALYQTLEFTGSTIEYLNMDDRFSMCNMAIEAGAKSGIIAYDDVTKEFLADKNLAREPRIHYSDEDASYVRVLEIDVANLEPVIAYPFLPSNGHPISKAVKDKIKIDQAFIGSCTNGRLGDLKIAAEILKGKRVHEDVRLIVTPATQRILKEAYRLGYMDIIIDAGGVVSNPTCGACLGGYMGILGDNEVAVSTTNRNFVGRMGSRSSKVYLANSAVAATSAIIGYISDPRV; this is encoded by the coding sequence ATGGCTCAAACTATAACAGAAAAAATATTCTCCGAGCATGTCGGCAAAGAAGTTTTTGCGGGAGAAATTATTCGCTCAAACATCGACATGGTTATCGGAAACGATATAACGACTCCCATCTCAATAAAAGCATTTGAAGATAGTGGAGCAGAGGTTTTAGCAAATCCTGATGGATTTTCAATCGTTCTTGACCATTTCATTCCTGCAAAAGATATTGCATCTGCAAACCAAGCTAGAATCTCTCGTGACTTTGCAAAAAAGCATAAACTTAAAAATTTTTTTGATGAAAAAGATATGGGAATCGAACATGCACTTTTACCGGAAAAAGGACTTGTTGTTCCTGGTGATGTAATCATCGGTGCAGATTCACATACTTGTACACATGGTGCTTTAGGAGCATTTTCAACAGGTATGGGTTCAACTGACTTAGCATTTGCAATGATTAGCGGAGGAAACTGGTTTAAAGTTCCTGAATCTATAAAAGTAAACCTAAGTGGAAAACCAAAAGCTCATACAACTGGTAAAGATATTATTTTAGAAATTATTCGTATGCTTGGTGTTGATGGAGCCTTGTATCAAACACTAGAATTTACTGGTTCTACAATAGAATATCTAAATATGGATGATAGATTTTCTATGTGTAATATGGCAATTGAAGCTGGAGCAAAAAGTGGAATAATTGCTTATGATGATGTAACTAAAGAGTTTCTTGCGGATAAGAACTTAGCTAGAGAACCTCGTATTCACTACTCTGATGAAGATGCTTCTTATGTAAGAGTATTAGAAATCGATGTTGCTAATCTTGAACCTGTTATAGCTTACCCATTTTTACCATCCAATGGGCATCCAATTAGCAAAGCAGTAAAAGATAAGATCAAAATTGACCAAGCTTTTATAGGTAGCTGTACAAATGGTCGTTTAGGTGATTTAAAAATTGCAGCAGAGATACTAAAGGGCAAGAGAGTTCATGAAGATGTTCGCCTAATTGTAACTCCTGCAACTCAAAGAATTTTAAAAGAAGCATATAGACTTGGATATATGGATATCATCATAGATGCAGGCGGAGTTGTTTCAAACCCAACCTGTGGAGCTTGTCTTGGTGGATATATGGGGATACTTGGAGATAATGAAGTAGCAGTTTCAACAACTAACCGTAACTTTGTAGGACGCATGGGTTCAAGAAGTTCTAAAGTATATCTTGCAAACTCTGCTGTTGCTGCAACTTCTGCAATCATTGGTTACATAAGTGACCCAAGAGTTTAA
- a CDS encoding NifS family cysteine desulfurase → MQVYLDNNATTMVDQKVVEVMQPFFSEMYGNPNSLHKYGTAPHPALSKAIDQVYTALNASDNDDIVFTSCATESNNWVLQSIFTDKIVNGDKNHIVTTEVEHPSILSTCKFLEEQGVKVTYLPVNDQGIVEAQTVKDFITDKTALVSIMWASNETGMLFPIKEIGEICKEKDVLFHSDAVQAIGKIRVDLQATNIDFVSMSAHKFHGPKGVGALYIKDSQALTPLLHGGEHMGGRRSGTLNVPLIVGMGEAIELATKDIEITGAKIREKRDRLEDALLELSDTFVVGDRWNRTPNTILISIRGVEGEGMLWDLNNGAIGAATGSACASEDLEANTVMLAIGADNELAHTGIRLSLSRFTTDEEIDYTIAHFKGAVTRLRAISSSFAKQQPTKGGEVQECELHHH, encoded by the coding sequence ATGCAAGTATATTTAGATAATAATGCTACAACGATGGTTGACCAAAAAGTTGTAGAAGTGATGCAACCATTTTTTAGTGAAATGTATGGTAACCCCAACTCACTTCACAAATATGGAACCGCACCACACCCAGCTTTAAGCAAAGCAATAGACCAAGTATATACAGCTCTAAATGCTAGTGATAATGATGATATAGTTTTTACATCATGTGCAACAGAGTCAAACAACTGGGTTTTACAGTCTATCTTTACAGACAAGATAGTAAACGGAGATAAAAATCATATCGTAACAACAGAAGTTGAACATCCTTCCATTCTTTCAACCTGTAAGTTCTTGGAAGAACAAGGTGTAAAAGTCACTTACCTTCCTGTAAATGATCAAGGTATAGTTGAAGCTCAAACTGTAAAAGATTTTATAACAGATAAAACAGCTTTAGTTTCTATTATGTGGGCTTCAAATGAAACAGGAATGCTTTTTCCTATTAAAGAGATTGGAGAGATTTGTAAAGAAAAAGATGTTCTTTTTCACTCAGATGCTGTTCAAGCCATTGGTAAAATAAGAGTTGATTTACAAGCTACAAATATTGATTTTGTAAGTATGTCTGCTCATAAGTTTCATGGTCCAAAAGGTGTAGGTGCTTTATATATTAAAGATTCTCAAGCATTAACTCCACTTTTACATGGTGGAGAGCATATGGGAGGTCGTCGTTCAGGTACTTTAAATGTTCCTCTTATAGTTGGTATGGGTGAAGCAATAGAGCTTGCTACTAAAGATATAGAGATAACAGGTGCAAAAATCAGAGAAAAAAGAGATCGTTTAGAAGACGCTCTACTTGAACTCAGTGATACTTTTGTTGTTGGTGATAGATGGAACCGTACTCCAAATACTATCTTAATCTCGATTCGTGGAGTTGAAGGAGAAGGTATGCTTTGGGACTTAAATAACGGTGCAATAGGTGCTGCAACAGGTTCGGCTTGTGCAAGTGAAGATTTGGAAGCTAACACTGTTATGCTTGCAATCGGTGCTGATAATGAACTGGCTCATACGGGTATAAGATTAAGTCTTTCTCGTTTTACAACAGATGAAGAAATTGATTATACAATCGCTCATTTTAAAGGTGCAGTTACAAGATTAAGAGCTATTTCAAGCTCATTTGCAAAACAGCAACCAACTAAAGGTGGTGAAGTTCAAGAATGTGAGCTTCATCACCATTAA
- a CDS encoding iron-sulfur cluster assembly scaffold protein: MAKSDMLGESLWDAYSDKVTTLMNNPQHQGEIFEAEAEQRGNKLIVADFGAESCGDAVRLYWEIDPKTDKIVNSKFKSFGCGTAIASSDVMTELCIGKTVQEAVKITNIDVEMALRDDPETPAVPPQKMHCSVMAYDVIKKAAGLYLGVDSESFEDEIIVCECARVSLGTLQEVIRLNDLTTIEQITDYTKAGGFCKSCIKPGGHESREYYLVDILRDTRKEMDEEKMKAAADAGADGNFSAMTLVQQIKAVDAVIDESVRQFLVMDGGDMEVIDIKNSDEHIDIYIRYLGACNGCASSSTGTLYAIESTLKEKLSKNIRVLPI; this comes from the coding sequence ATGGCAAAAAGTGATATGTTAGGCGAAAGCCTTTGGGACGCGTACTCAGATAAAGTTACAACTCTTATGAACAACCCTCAGCACCAAGGAGAAATCTTTGAAGCAGAAGCAGAGCAAAGAGGTAACAAACTTATTGTTGCTGATTTTGGTGCAGAATCATGTGGAGATGCTGTTCGTCTTTACTGGGAAATAGACCCTAAAACAGACAAAATAGTAAATTCAAAATTTAAATCTTTTGGATGTGGTACAGCTATCGCATCTAGTGATGTAATGACTGAACTTTGTATTGGTAAAACAGTTCAAGAAGCTGTAAAAATTACAAATATTGATGTTGAAATGGCTCTTCGTGATGACCCTGAAACACCAGCAGTTCCACCGCAAAAAATGCACTGTTCTGTTATGGCTTATGATGTTATCAAAAAAGCAGCAGGTCTTTACTTAGGTGTAGATTCCGAGAGTTTTGAAGATGAAATCATAGTTTGTGAATGTGCAAGAGTTAGTCTTGGGACACTTCAAGAAGTAATCCGTTTAAATGATTTAACAACAATTGAGCAGATTACCGACTATACAAAAGCTGGTGGTTTTTGTAAGAGCTGTATTAAGCCAGGGGGACATGAAAGTAGAGAGTATTATTTAGTAGATATTCTTAGAGATACAAGAAAAGAAATGGATGAAGAGAAAATGAAAGCAGCAGCAGATGCTGGTGCAGATGGTAACTTTTCCGCTATGACTTTAGTTCAACAAATCAAAGCAGTAGATGCTGTTATTGATGAGAGTGTTCGTCAATTCTTAGTAATGGACGGCGGAGATATGGAAGTAATAGATATTAAAAATAGTGATGAGCATATTGATATTTATATTCGTTACTTAGGTGCTTGTAATGGCTGTGCGTCAAGTTCAACAGGTACACTTTATGCAATCGAGTCAACTTTAAAAGAAAAACTTTCTAAAAATATCCGCGTTTTACCTATTTAA
- a CDS encoding ATP-binding protein translates to MKNCVGQVVRGNDFWDRKIELESIWDAIDSGSHLLLVAPRRVGKTSIMHKIKDEPKDGYIVIYIDTESADNENEFWHKLFNAMIEEDFINKLKSKSKVLYEQFKNLKIKKVSISGVEFGDGQTLDYAVAFEKVVKDLDIDKKLIIMIDEFAQTIENIIKYEDVKNANSLLKAHRTLRQNPNISNKVTFIYAGSIGLESVVSKINSIKIINDLNSIKVLPLIEAEAYKFTSQLCSSVKIKMSENAIKYFLQKIEWLIPFYIQLLIQELKILSRENTNRLLNEDVIDEAIDKALEHRNYFESWQTKLRESFSNDEYLFTKEILNIISESNTMDSSQIINIATKHSLNEDEAKDMLRTLIYDGYINNNENPKIYRYNSPILRQWWNKNVAN, encoded by the coding sequence ATGAAAAACTGCGTTGGACAAGTTGTCAGAGGTAATGATTTTTGGGATAGAAAAATAGAGCTAGAAAGTATTTGGGATGCTATAGATTCTGGTAGCCATCTTCTTCTTGTAGCTCCAAGAAGAGTTGGTAAAACATCCATCATGCATAAGATTAAGGATGAACCAAAAGACGGCTATATAGTCATCTATATTGACACAGAATCTGCAGATAATGAGAATGAATTTTGGCATAAACTATTTAATGCAATGATAGAAGAAGATTTTATAAATAAATTAAAATCAAAATCAAAAGTTTTATATGAACAATTTAAAAATCTAAAGATAAAAAAGGTATCTATATCTGGAGTAGAGTTTGGAGATGGTCAAACTCTTGATTATGCAGTAGCATTTGAGAAAGTAGTCAAAGATTTAGATATAGATAAAAAATTAATTATTATGATAGATGAGTTTGCACAGACTATTGAAAATATCATAAAGTATGAAGATGTAAAAAATGCAAATTCTCTTTTAAAAGCACACCGTACTCTAAGACAAAATCCTAATATATCTAATAAAGTAACATTTATATATGCTGGTTCTATTGGTTTAGAGAGTGTTGTTTCTAAAATAAACTCTATTAAAATAATCAATGATTTAAATAGCATAAAAGTACTCCCCCTAATCGAAGCAGAAGCTTATAAATTCACAAGTCAACTATGTTCAAGTGTAAAAATAAAAATGAGTGAAAATGCTATAAAGTACTTTTTACAAAAGATAGAATGGCTTATACCTTTTTATATCCAGTTATTAATTCAAGAGTTGAAAATATTATCAAGAGAGAATACGAATAGATTACTAAATGAGGATGTAATTGATGAAGCTATTGATAAAGCATTGGAACATAGAAATTATTTTGAATCTTGGCAGACTAAGTTGAGAGAGTCTTTTTCTAATGATGAGTATCTTTTTACTAAAGAGATATTAAATATAATATCTGAAAGCAACACTATGGACTCATCGCAGATAATAAACATAGCTACTAAGCATTCACTAAATGAAGATGAAGCTAAAGATATGCTTCGTACTTTGATTTATGATGGCTATATCAATAATAATGAAAATCCAAAAATTTATAGATACAACTCTCCAATACTAAGACAATGGTGGAATAAAAATGTTGCAAACTAA
- a CDS encoding winged helix-turn-helix domain-containing protein — MLQTNYVRYKYTPDEMSEDEFLDRFVVREDVFNDIFEDLKSSDDSNTNQHYIIIGQRGQGKTTLLRKLQIEVKNDDELSKFLLPIKFAEEQYQIRSLCRLWEEVAEYLQTLYEDEFSTILDDMEKHFEDDDYDLQCFSYLESVVKTKGKKLLLLIDNLDELIGKLSEKEQRRLREILISSSIFRIVGGSTKMLEHHHDYSKAFYEYFKIIKLKSLNAKESREFLLSIARDEQKEKIQNVIENSPARIETLRRITGGVPRTLVMLFDIFLDEEGNAFDDLLKILDEATPLYKHRMDDLPSGLQEIVHTIAINWDGMLTSEIAKKTRESSKSVSAQLKKLEKYEIVESESIGKNKIYKIKERFFNIWYLMRFGRKKDRQRVEWLVKFLETWCTQEELEERAVKFISRVKKGGISSSFAFNMAEAYSYLELDMEVGSTLMLETKKYLQNMNSVLSEELSVSDKDVVDKALNFLTKNQIDMGLNILLKSNKNSKYVISLIGSFYMLKGEYKNAEKYLLSGVKKGFVAVQGTLSGLYFLQGINANKSLELLLSNSYIKDDPNNKYQLAIALLWNEKYSDSYEIFINLIKSEIFVTVSNYLRLLISKGQYYQAKKFLEMPEYQLKERYKPIWYALMTLMQDDFPHEIKKMGSELKESVDEVLKEIEVYKKKYAV, encoded by the coding sequence ATGTTGCAAACTAATTATGTAAGATATAAATACACTCCAGATGAGATGAGTGAAGATGAGTTTTTAGATAGGTTTGTTGTCAGAGAAGATGTGTTTAATGATATTTTTGAAGATTTAAAGTCATCAGATGATAGCAATACAAATCAGCACTACATAATCATAGGTCAAAGAGGACAAGGAAAAACAACACTGCTAAGAAAACTACAGATAGAAGTTAAAAATGATGATGAACTGTCTAAATTTTTATTACCTATAAAGTTTGCGGAAGAACAGTATCAAATTCGTTCTTTGTGTAGGTTATGGGAAGAAGTTGCTGAGTATCTTCAGACTTTATATGAAGATGAATTTAGCACTATATTAGACGATATGGAAAAGCATTTTGAAGATGATGATTATGATTTACAATGTTTTTCTTATTTGGAGTCAGTTGTAAAAACTAAAGGAAAAAAACTTCTCTTACTTATAGATAATCTAGATGAGTTGATAGGTAAACTTAGTGAAAAAGAGCAAAGACGATTAAGGGAGATTCTTATAAGTTCGTCTATCTTTCGTATAGTTGGTGGTTCTACTAAGATGCTAGAGCATCATCATGATTACTCTAAAGCTTTTTATGAGTACTTTAAAATCATAAAACTAAAAAGTTTAAACGCAAAAGAGAGTAGGGAGTTTTTACTTAGCATCGCAAGAGATGAGCAAAAAGAGAAGATACAAAATGTTATAGAAAACTCTCCCGCTAGAATAGAAACACTAAGAAGAATAACAGGGGGAGTTCCTAGAACTTTAGTGATGCTGTTTGATATATTTTTAGATGAAGAGGGAAATGCTTTTGATGATTTACTTAAAATACTAGATGAGGCTACACCTCTTTATAAACATCGAATGGATGATTTACCCTCAGGACTTCAAGAGATAGTTCATACAATTGCAATAAACTGGGATGGGATGCTAACAAGTGAGATAGCTAAAAAGACTAGAGAATCAAGTAAGTCAGTCTCAGCTCAACTAAAAAAACTTGAAAAGTATGAGATAGTTGAGTCAGAGTCCATAGGGAAAAATAAGATATACAAGATAAAAGAGAGATTTTTTAACATCTGGTATCTTATGCGTTTTGGTCGTAAAAAAGATAGACAGAGAGTTGAGTGGCTTGTTAAGTTTTTGGAGACTTGGTGTACACAAGAAGAACTAGAAGAGAGAGCGGTTAAGTTTATAAGTAGAGTTAAAAAAGGTGGAATAAGTTCATCTTTTGCATTTAATATGGCTGAGGCATATAGCTACCTTGAACTAGATATGGAGGTTGGATCAACATTAATGCTAGAAACTAAAAAATATCTTCAAAACATGAATTCTGTACTTAGTGAGGAACTTTCAGTATCTGATAAAGATGTAGTGGATAAAGCATTAAATTTTTTAACTAAGAATCAAATAGATATGGGACTCAATATTTTATTGAAATCTAATAAAAATAGTAAATATGTAATTTCACTAATTGGTAGCTTTTATATGTTAAAAGGTGAGTATAAAAATGCAGAAAAATATCTTTTATCAGGAGTAAAAAAAGGTTTTGTTGCAGTACAAGGTACCTTATCAGGATTATATTTTTTACAAGGAATTAATGCAAATAAATCACTTGAACTATTATTGAGTAATAGTTATATAAAAGATGATCCTAATAATAAATATCAATTGGCTATTGCTTTGTTATGGAATGAAAAATATTCAGATAGTTATGAAATTTTTATAAATTTAATAAAAAGTGAAATTTTTGTTACTGTTAGTAATTATTTAAGACTTCTTATCTCAAAAGGACAATACTACCAAGCAAAAAAATTCCTAGAGATGCCAGAGTATCAACTAAAAGAGAGATACAAACCAATTTGGTATGCATTGATGACACTAATGCAAGATGATTTCCCACATGAGATAAAGAAGATGGGAAGCGAACTTAAAGAGAGTGTAGATGAAGTTCTTAAAGAGATAGAAGTTTATAAAAAGAAGTATGCTGTTTAA
- a CDS encoding 2OG-Fe(II) oxygenase — MYEKLYSQITDALVNDGYVVITNALEKELPLALFNEAKNEQDFKKAGISSLGDLHLDSDRRRDKISWLSRSADAQGDFLDFTSGLQEYLNRELYLGLSYYESHFAIYEEGDFYETHLDCFKNSKNRVVTTVYYLNEDWNDNDGGELVVYDEDDNFLAKVKPDANTLIVFMSEKFPHEVLPAKRKRYSIAGWFRIDKV; from the coding sequence ATGTATGAAAAATTATATTCACAAATCACAGATGCTCTTGTAAATGACGGTTATGTAGTTATTACAAATGCGCTTGAAAAAGAACTCCCTTTAGCCCTTTTTAACGAAGCAAAAAATGAGCAAGACTTTAAAAAAGCAGGTATATCTAGTTTGGGAGATTTGCATCTAGATAGTGACAGACGAAGAGATAAAATATCTTGGTTAAGTAGAAGTGCAGATGCTCAAGGGGATTTTTTAGATTTTACATCTGGATTACAAGAGTATTTAAACAGAGAGCTGTATCTTGGACTATCTTATTATGAGAGTCATTTTGCCATCTATGAAGAGGGTGATTTTTATGAGACTCACTTAGACTGCTTTAAAAACTCTAAAAATCGTGTTGTAACTACTGTTTATTATCTAAATGAAGATTGGAATGATAATGATGGTGGAGAGCTTGTTGTTTATGATGAAGATGATAATTTTTTAGCAAAAGTAAAACCAGATGCTAACACACTCATAGTTTTTATGAGTGAGAAATTTCCACATGAAGTCCTACCAGCAAAGAGAAAAAGATACTCAATTGCAGGTTGGTTTAGAATAGATAAAGTTTAA
- a CDS encoding cytochrome b/b6 domain-containing protein: MKYSLYFRIWHWLHALVILGLLATVFLRKTFLSWRTNSEILLNKLADIDIEITATQAKVLAKAVRAGMWEWHIILGYALVILIAFRIYLMFKDTSNKKSFFALDLHKKAVYLSYFFIYGTLIFMSISGFIIYFYQGLGLLKTTAHDIKEIHELVFQVIMYFVPIHIIGVIIAEHRGEKGLISSMIHGKEL, translated from the coding sequence ATGAAATACTCACTCTACTTTAGAATCTGGCATTGGCTTCATGCACTCGTCATCTTAGGACTTCTAGCAACTGTATTTTTACGCAAAACTTTTTTGAGTTGGAGAACTAATTCTGAAATACTGTTAAATAAATTAGCAGATATTGATATAGAAATAACAGCAACTCAAGCAAAAGTTTTAGCAAAAGCTGTTCGTGCTGGTATGTGGGAATGGCATATTATTTTGGGTTATGCTCTTGTTATATTGATTGCTTTTAGAATCTATTTAATGTTTAAAGACACTTCAAATAAAAAGAGTTTTTTCGCTTTAGATTTACACAAAAAAGCAGTTTATTTATCATACTTTTTTATCTATGGAACTCTTATTTTTATGAGTATTAGTGGTTTTATCATTTACTTCTATCAAGGTTTAGGACTTTTAAAAACTACTGCTCATGATATAAAAGAGATACATGAGTTAGTTTTTCAAGTCATTATGTATTTTGTACCTATTCATATCATCGGAGTTATAATTGCAGAACACAGAGGTGAAAAAGGACTAATATCTAGTATGATTCATGGAAAAGAACTTTAA